Proteins co-encoded in one Thermodesulfobacteriota bacterium genomic window:
- the fsa gene encoding fructose-6-phosphate aldolase, giving the protein MKFFIDTANPAEIRKAFEMGVIDGVTTNPSLIAKENRPFDSLIEEICEIIQGLPISLEVLGLRAEEMIEEARSLAKIGDNVVVKIPMTSEGLKAIKVLVSEGIKTNTTLIFSATQALLAAKAGSTYVSPFIGRLDDLSQRGMELVEQIVTIFNHYEDLQSEVIVASVRHPVHVLEAALIGADVATLPYKVIEQLVKHPLTDIGMERFLEDWKKVPRK; this is encoded by the coding sequence ATGAAATTCTTTATCGATACAGCCAATCCGGCCGAGATTCGAAAGGCCTTTGAGATGGGCGTGATCGATGGCGTCACCACCAACCCTTCTCTCATTGCCAAGGAGAATCGGCCCTTCGACTCCCTGATCGAAGAAATCTGTGAAATCATACAGGGCCTTCCCATCAGTTTGGAGGTCCTCGGCCTTCGGGCGGAGGAGATGATCGAGGAGGCGAGGAGCCTCGCTAAAATAGGTGACAATGTGGTGGTGAAGATTCCGATGACCTCCGAAGGCCTTAAGGCGATCAAGGTCCTCGTTTCGGAAGGCATCAAGACGAATACGACCCTTATCTTCTCGGCCACCCAGGCCCTCCTCGCCGCCAAGGCGGGATCGACCTACGTCAGTCCCTTCATCGGAAGGCTGGATGACCTCTCTCAGAGGGGGATGGAGCTCGTCGAACAGATCGTGACGATCTTCAACCACTATGAGGATCTCCAATCCGAGGTGATCGTCGCAAGCGTCCGCCATCCCGTCCATGTGTTGGAGGCCGCCCTCATCGGGGCAGATGTGGCCACCCTGCCCTATAAGGTGATCGAGCAGCTGGTGAAACATCCTTTGACCGATATCGGGATGGAAAGGTTCCTCGAGGATTGGAAGAAGGTGCCGCGAAAATAA
- the porA gene encoding pyruvate ferredoxin oxidoreductase yields MGRRVGMEVSVAAAEAVRQANVDVISAYPITPQTHIVERLSELVANGELDAEFFCVESEHSAMSICIGSEAVGARSFTCTSAQGLALMAEMTYIASGLRLPILMIISNRTLSSPLSIWNDHSDTMMIRDCGWIQFFAENGQEVYDHVFIAYRVGEDRSVLFPTIINMDGFILSHVIEPIELIEQEKIDRFLPPYRPLYPLHPDRPITMGAFALPAIFAETKKAQEVALRAAYPKILEVWKEFGDMTGRYYNPVEAYKAEDAETLLVTMGSIGETASVAVDQMRQEGRSVGLVKIRLWRPFPFEALKQATLHAKNLVVIDRCVSVGGPGGPVASEVKAAIYGEPVRPNVYSFVAGISGRDVAPFDFIKMVDKAEIEIEEGRKDGYELYGVRE; encoded by the coding sequence ATGGGAAGACGGGTTGGAATGGAGGTTTCGGTAGCCGCGGCCGAGGCCGTCAGGCAGGCCAATGTGGATGTGATTTCGGCTTACCCGATCACACCGCAGACCCATATCGTGGAGCGTCTCTCGGAGCTGGTGGCCAACGGGGAGCTGGATGCGGAATTCTTCTGCGTCGAATCGGAGCATTCGGCCATGAGCATCTGCATCGGAAGCGAGGCCGTCGGGGCGCGCTCCTTCACCTGTACCAGCGCCCAGGGGTTAGCCTTGATGGCGGAGATGACCTATATTGCCTCGGGTTTGAGACTTCCCATCCTCATGATCATCTCGAACCGGACCCTATCCTCTCCCCTCAGCATTTGGAACGACCATAGCGACACGATGATGATTCGGGATTGCGGGTGGATCCAGTTTTTTGCCGAGAACGGGCAGGAGGTCTACGACCACGTCTTCATCGCCTATCGGGTCGGCGAGGACCGCAGCGTCCTGTTCCCGACCATCATCAATATGGACGGTTTCATCTTGAGCCACGTGATCGAGCCGATCGAGCTGATCGAGCAGGAGAAGATCGATCGGTTCCTCCCTCCCTACCGACCTCTCTATCCGCTCCATCCCGATCGACCGATCACCATGGGCGCCTTCGCCCTTCCGGCGATCTTTGCCGAGACGAAGAAAGCCCAGGAGGTGGCCTTGCGGGCCGCCTATCCGAAGATCCTCGAGGTCTGGAAGGAATTCGGCGATATGACCGGCCGATATTACAATCCCGTGGAGGCCTATAAGGCGGAGGACGCCGAGACCCTGCTCGTCACCATGGGGAGCATCGGGGAGACCGCTTCGGTGGCGGTGGATCAGATGCGCCAAGAGGGACGGTCGGTCGGGCTGGTCAAGATCCGCTTGTGGCGGCCCTTCCCTTTTGAGGCGTTAAAACAGGCCACCCTCCACGCCAAGAATTTGGTGGTCATCGATCGGTGCGTCTCCGTTGGCGGACCGGGCGGCCCGGTGGCCTCGGAGGTGAAGGCGGCCATCTATGGCGAGCCGGTCCGACCTAACGTCTACAGTTTCGTGGCCGGAATTTCAGGGAGGGATGTGGCTCCTTTCGACTTCATCAAAATGGTGGACAAAGCCGAGATCGAGATCGAGGAAGGCCGGAAGGACGGTTACGAACTTTACGGGGTGAGAGAATGA
- the folK gene encoding 2-amino-4-hydroxy-6-hydroxymethyldihydropteridine diphosphokinase, giving the protein MGYTAHIGIGSNLGDKTAFCERAISEILALDHNRLLARSSFFRTRPMGYPDQDWFVNGVIKIETDLEPFDLHRALKRIEMKLGRQKTFPGGPRVIDLDLLFFEDRRIETEELQVPHPRLHLRQFVLIPLMEIDPQLPHPVLNKTVELLLKEIEEDQGVERLIPA; this is encoded by the coding sequence ATGGGATACACCGCTCACATCGGGATCGGTTCGAATCTCGGGGACAAAACCGCCTTTTGTGAAAGGGCCATCTCAGAGATTCTTGCCCTCGACCACAACCGGCTTTTGGCCAGGTCTTCTTTCTTTCGGACGAGGCCCATGGGTTACCCCGATCAAGATTGGTTTGTCAATGGTGTGATCAAGATCGAGACGGACCTTGAGCCTTTCGACCTCCATCGGGCGCTGAAGCGCATCGAAATGAAATTAGGGCGCCAAAAAACATTTCCGGGAGGGCCTCGGGTCATCGACCTCGACCTCCTCTTCTTCGAAGATCGAAGGATCGAGACGGAGGAACTTCAGGTCCCCCATCCCCGCCTACACCTCCGGCAGTTCGTCTTGATCCCTTTGATGGAGATCGACCCCCAGCTTCCACACCCCGTGTTGAATAAGACCGTCGAACTTCTATTGAAGGAGATCGAAGAGGACCAGGGAGTAGAAAGGTTGATTCCTGCATGA
- a CDS encoding twin-arginine translocase TatA/TatE family subunit gives MFGIGMPELLIILVIILVIFGAGKLPQIGEGLGKGIRNFKKATRERDEIDVTPKKTEEIPEKK, from the coding sequence ATGTTCGGAATAGGCATGCCGGAGCTTTTGATCATCCTGGTCATCATCCTCGTCATCTTTGGGGCTGGCAAACTCCCTCAGATAGGAGAAGGCCTCGGAAAGGGAATTCGGAATTTCAAAAAGGCCACCCGGGAACGGGATGAGATCGATGTCACTCCGAAGAAAACCGAAGAAATCCCGGAGAAGAAATAA
- a CDS encoding helix-turn-helix domain-containing protein: MLRSLRGFGGSEVAQQRMKILKFYEVYGEAATKEAFGADRKVIHRWRKRLREGEGSLSALVPHSTRPRRVRSSPVHPKVIGYIRELRQEHPRLGKEKIKPLLDAYCQKEGFPLISVSTIGNLIRRHKLFFQRAGRVYHDPSSGHARFRSKERRKRIKRSPKA, translated from the coding sequence ATGCTTAGGAGCCTTCGGGGCTTTGGCGGGAGTGAGGTGGCCCAGCAGCGGATGAAGATCCTTAAATTCTATGAGGTTTACGGGGAGGCGGCGACGAAGGAGGCCTTTGGGGCGGATCGGAAGGTCATCCATCGGTGGAGGAAGCGGTTGAGGGAGGGGGAGGGGAGTCTCAGTGCGTTGGTTCCCCATTCGACTCGTCCTCGGAGGGTGCGTTCCTCTCCGGTGCATCCTAAAGTCATTGGGTATATTCGGGAGCTTCGTCAGGAGCATCCTCGTCTGGGGAAGGAGAAGATCAAGCCTCTGTTGGATGCCTATTGTCAGAAAGAGGGATTTCCTCTGATTTCGGTCTCCACGATAGGGAACCTCATCCGGAGGCATAAGCTCTTTTTTCAGAGGGCCGGGAGGGTCTATCATGATCCCTCCTCGGGTCATGCCCGCTTTCGGAGCAAGGAGAGGCGGAAGAGGATCAAACGATCCCCCAAGGCTTAA
- a CDS encoding acyl-CoA dehydrogenase family protein: MEPIVKGGAFLIESISPEEAFTPEDFTEEQLLIAKAVTEFVEGEIHPVSEEIEEKKEGLLVRLLRKAGELGFLSADIPEEYGGQDLDKVTSLLLWEKMAHAGGSFMATFGTHTGIGSLPIVFFGTPEQKRRYLPGLATGKLIGAYALTEPEAGSDALNAKTTATLSPDGTYYLLNGQKQFITNAGIADLFTTYAKVDGTKFTAFIVERGYEGVSVDEEENKMGVKGSSTRSVIFSDVKVPVENVLGEVGKGHLVALNVLNMGRFALGAGNLGGAKQALQESVSYAKKRVQFGRPIAEFGLIRQKIAEMATLCFIMESMVYRTGGLTDRILKTVDRHAEDAMIQMANGIEEYNIEDSINKIFCSEMAGSIVDEAVQIHGGYGYIHDYPVERGYRDARINRIWEGTNEINRLLIVDMLTKRAMKGRLPVLAAAQKVASELLHLRPRVESDDGRLALQQEMVEMSKKITLLVTGAAVQKYMMKLAEEQELLGLISDMVIQVFAMESGLLRAMKTTKRGGGERAQIQKAMAKVFVHDAFERLEGYAKRALAALAEGDTLRTQLSALKKLTRFTPVNTIALRREIADYVLKAGKYPF, from the coding sequence ATGGAACCGATCGTGAAAGGGGGAGCGTTTTTGATCGAGTCGATTTCGCCCGAGGAGGCCTTCACGCCGGAGGATTTCACCGAAGAGCAGCTGCTGATCGCCAAGGCGGTGACCGAATTCGTGGAGGGTGAGATCCACCCGGTGAGCGAGGAGATCGAGGAGAAGAAAGAGGGACTCCTGGTCCGCCTGCTCAGGAAGGCTGGGGAGCTTGGGTTCCTCTCGGCAGACATCCCGGAGGAATACGGTGGCCAGGATCTCGACAAGGTCACTTCCCTTCTCCTCTGGGAGAAGATGGCCCATGCCGGGGGGTCTTTTATGGCCACCTTCGGAACCCATACCGGAATCGGCTCCCTCCCCATTGTCTTCTTCGGAACTCCGGAGCAGAAGAGGCGCTACCTCCCCGGCCTGGCCACGGGGAAGCTCATCGGCGCCTATGCCTTGACCGAACCCGAGGCGGGCTCCGATGCCCTCAATGCGAAGACCACGGCCACCCTCAGCCCCGACGGGACATATTACCTCTTGAACGGTCAGAAGCAGTTCATCACGAATGCCGGCATTGCAGACCTCTTCACCACCTATGCCAAGGTGGACGGGACGAAATTTACCGCCTTCATCGTCGAACGGGGCTACGAAGGGGTTTCGGTGGACGAGGAAGAGAACAAGATGGGCGTAAAGGGTTCCTCGACGCGAAGCGTCATCTTCTCTGACGTCAAGGTCCCCGTCGAAAACGTCCTCGGGGAGGTAGGGAAGGGACATCTGGTCGCCCTCAACGTCCTCAACATGGGCCGTTTTGCCTTGGGAGCAGGAAACTTGGGAGGGGCCAAACAGGCCCTCCAGGAATCCGTCTCCTATGCGAAGAAGAGGGTTCAGTTTGGAAGGCCCATCGCCGAATTCGGACTGATCCGGCAGAAGATCGCGGAGATGGCCACCCTCTGTTTCATCATGGAGAGCATGGTTTACCGGACGGGAGGATTGACCGACCGAATCCTCAAAACGGTCGATCGGCATGCCGAAGACGCCATGATTCAGATGGCCAACGGAATCGAGGAATACAATATCGAAGATTCGATCAACAAGATCTTCTGCTCCGAGATGGCCGGCTCCATTGTGGACGAAGCGGTCCAGATCCACGGCGGGTATGGATATATCCACGACTACCCCGTCGAGCGGGGATACCGGGATGCCCGGATCAACCGGATCTGGGAGGGGACGAACGAGATCAATCGCCTCCTCATCGTGGATATGTTGACCAAACGGGCGATGAAAGGGAGGCTTCCGGTGCTCGCCGCCGCCCAGAAGGTGGCATCCGAACTTCTCCATCTCAGACCGAGGGTCGAGAGCGATGACGGGAGATTGGCCCTGCAACAGGAGATGGTCGAGATGTCAAAAAAGATCACCCTCCTCGTGACCGGCGCCGCGGTTCAGAAATATATGATGAAACTGGCAGAGGAGCAGGAACTATTAGGACTGATCAGCGATATGGTCATCCAGGTCTTCGCCATGGAGAGCGGACTGCTACGGGCGATGAAAACGACAAAAAGAGGGGGAGGCGAGAGGGCCCAGATCCAGAAGGCGATGGCCAAGGTCTTCGTCCACGATGCGTTTGAACGATTGGAAGGTTACGCCAAAAGGGCGCTTGCCGCCCTCGCCGAGGGCGATACGCTGCGAACTCAGCTTTCCGCTCTTAAGAAATTGACCCGCTTCACCCCCGTCAATACGATCGCTTTGAGACGGGAGATCGCGGATTATGTCCTCAAGGCGGGGAAGTATCCGTTTTAA
- a CDS encoding 2Fe-2S iron-sulfur cluster-binding protein: MISFTIDGQPVEAKEGSYLLEAALDFGFEIPHLCYNESVKPYGACRLCLVEVTRKGRTRMTTSCNYPVMEGIEVSTRSEKVIRARRLIIELLLAMCPGDRLLQEMAEEMGVHEVRFKKEDKDCILCGLCARVCDEVVGAHAIQFASRGDRREMTTPFGTEPMNCIACGACVVVCPVNVIGMKEEGDERTILRWKRTLKMKACKVCGNYFAPWFQLETFRAKAKLPKDFYDVCFTCRT; this comes from the coding sequence ATGATTTCATTTACGATCGATGGTCAACCCGTGGAAGCCAAAGAGGGTTCCTATCTTCTGGAGGCGGCCCTCGATTTCGGTTTCGAAATCCCCCACCTCTGCTATAACGAATCGGTCAAACCCTACGGGGCCTGCAGGCTCTGTCTGGTGGAGGTGACCCGAAAAGGTCGGACCCGGATGACCACCTCCTGCAATTACCCTGTGATGGAGGGGATCGAGGTCTCGACCCGTTCGGAGAAGGTGATCCGGGCGAGGCGGCTGATCATTGAACTTCTGCTGGCCATGTGCCCTGGAGACCGTCTCCTCCAGGAGATGGCCGAGGAGATGGGAGTCCACGAGGTCCGGTTTAAGAAGGAAGACAAGGACTGCATCCTCTGCGGCCTCTGCGCCCGGGTCTGCGACGAGGTCGTGGGGGCCCACGCCATTCAATTTGCCTCCCGTGGCGATCGAAGGGAGATGACCACGCCTTTCGGTACGGAGCCGATGAACTGCATCGCCTGCGGTGCCTGCGTCGTGGTCTGCCCGGTCAATGTGATCGGGATGAAGGAAGAGGGTGATGAGCGGACGATCCTCCGGTGGAAGCGCACCTTGAAGATGAAGGCGTGCAAGGTGTGCGGCAACTATTTCGCACCCTGGTTCCAGCTCGAGACCTTCCGGGCCAAGGCGAAGCTCCCCAAGGATTTCTACGACGTCTGTTTCACTTGCCGAACCTGA
- a CDS encoding 4Fe-4S binding protein, producing MTKPEYEWTWKEIPVGNVILEPGNASVYRTGDWRSFRPILNKELCVHCGLCYIFCPDMAYNLDQEGYFIADLYYCKGCGICSKECPTGAITMVVEEE from the coding sequence ATGACCAAACCCGAATATGAATGGACATGGAAAGAAATCCCTGTGGGCAATGTGATTCTGGAGCCGGGCAATGCCAGTGTCTATCGGACAGGGGACTGGAGGAGTTTCCGGCCGATCCTCAACAAGGAGCTGTGCGTCCACTGCGGACTCTGCTACATCTTCTGCCCGGATATGGCCTACAACCTCGACCAAGAGGGGTACTTCATCGCCGACCTCTATTACTGCAAAGGTTGTGGGATCTGTTCGAAGGAGTGTCCCACCGGTGCGATCACCATGGTGGTGGAGGAGGAGTGA
- a CDS encoding Hsp20/alpha crystallin family protein has translation MVHYVKWEPFRDLVAMQERMARLFDETLSRVFKEEVPRAGGWSPPVDVIEREHEVFLKIDLPEMSQSDIDVKVEENMLIIQGERRLIKENPEERYVQIERPYGQFQRTFALPKAINQEEIKASYKDGVLRISLPKKKEVQPKQITIETT, from the coding sequence ATGGTACACTATGTCAAATGGGAACCCTTCCGCGACCTGGTCGCCATGCAGGAGAGGATGGCCCGGCTCTTCGATGAGACCCTTTCCCGTGTGTTCAAAGAGGAGGTCCCGAGAGCCGGCGGTTGGTCGCCTCCGGTGGACGTCATTGAACGAGAACACGAGGTCTTTTTGAAGATCGATCTCCCGGAGATGAGCCAGAGCGACATCGATGTGAAAGTGGAAGAGAATATGTTGATCATTCAAGGGGAGCGGCGGTTGATTAAGGAGAATCCAGAAGAGCGGTATGTCCAGATTGAAAGACCCTATGGTCAATTCCAACGAACCTTCGCGCTGCCCAAAGCGATCAACCAGGAGGAGATCAAGGCCTCTTACAAAGACGGGGTCCTCAGGATTAGCCTTCCGAAAAAGAAAGAGGTTCAACCCAAACAGATCACCATCGAGACGACTTAG
- a CDS encoding OmpA family protein — translation MSRRELVCGLAMVLVLLFGTSCTRQHFGVTYRAILPPSDFDKTDAAISQAERSEGAKYCPEKIAKAKELGKKAIDTYLACRTEEALKLLAEARKLAKEAEACQPPPAPVTPAPPRPAPPTPPPPAPQPPAPTPPPPAPAPAPAPAVTPPPPPAPAPPPPAPAPTPAPQPPAPPPKPVPVLETIYFAPNKTTITPFMAKSLDRTGAVLKANPAMKVEIGGHTDPTGNEKANQLISEKRALSAKKYLVDKFGIEENRLVVKGYGATKPIADNKTEEGRSKNRRVEFRVLP, via the coding sequence ATGAGTAGAAGAGAGTTGGTTTGCGGCTTGGCGATGGTCCTCGTCCTCCTGTTCGGGACTTCCTGTACGAGACAGCACTTCGGAGTCACCTACAGGGCGATCCTACCCCCTTCGGATTTTGACAAGACCGATGCGGCCATCTCCCAAGCCGAGCGATCGGAAGGGGCCAAGTATTGCCCAGAGAAGATCGCAAAGGCCAAGGAGCTCGGGAAAAAGGCCATTGACACCTACCTCGCCTGCAGAACAGAGGAGGCTTTGAAATTGCTTGCCGAGGCCAGGAAGTTGGCCAAAGAGGCAGAGGCTTGTCAGCCTCCCCCTGCCCCTGTTACACCCGCGCCACCTCGGCCAGCACCTCCGACTCCACCTCCTCCTGCGCCACAACCCCCCGCTCCCACACCACCCCCCCCGGCCCCTGCTCCGGCTCCTGCGCCTGCCGTGACACCACCTCCGCCGCCTGCACCAGCACCCCCTCCACCGGCTCCGGCTCCAACCCCGGCGCCTCAACCTCCTGCGCCGCCTCCAAAACCTGTGCCGGTTTTGGAAACGATCTACTTCGCCCCGAACAAAACGACCATCACCCCATTTATGGCCAAATCGCTCGACCGCACTGGCGCCGTCCTGAAGGCGAATCCCGCCATGAAGGTCGAGATCGGTGGCCACACCGATCCGACGGGCAATGAGAAAGCCAATCAGCTCATTTCGGAGAAGAGGGCGCTCAGCGCCAAGAAATACCTTGTGGACAAATTCGGGATCGAAGAGAACCGTTTGGTCGTCAAGGGGTATGGGGCGACCAAACCGATCGCGGACAATAAAACCGAGGAGGGCCGCTCCAAAAACCGCAGAGTCGAATTCAGGGTCCTTCCCTAA
- the porB gene encoding pyruvate synthase subunit PorB, which translates to MTGNLNVFAVRTLTQKEYFAPGHRSCQGCAEALAVRLVCKALGRNIIIAAATGCMEIVSSPLPYTSWRVPWFHCAFENTAAVASGIEVGLKVLMRKGRIPKKKIVTVAMAGDGGTADIGLQALSGALERGHDFIYVCTDNEAYMNTGIQRSSSTPFGASTTTSPAGKLKGGQVTWKKNMAAIAAAHNIPYVATACPSYPIDLVQKVRKAADIQGAAYIHILSVCPTGWRSAPELSIKLGRLAVETGVFPLYEVEHGRYRLSLDFPQLKPVKEYFKLQGRFRHLTEEMIEEIQERVRREYEILRERSKRGF; encoded by the coding sequence ATGACTGGAAACCTGAATGTCTTTGCCGTAAGAACGTTGACCCAGAAGGAGTATTTCGCCCCAGGCCACCGTTCCTGTCAGGGATGCGCCGAGGCCCTGGCGGTCAGGTTGGTCTGTAAGGCCCTGGGTCGAAATATCATCATCGCCGCGGCCACGGGGTGTATGGAGATCGTCTCCTCGCCCCTTCCCTACACCTCCTGGCGGGTGCCATGGTTTCACTGTGCCTTTGAAAACACCGCAGCGGTGGCTTCCGGCATCGAGGTGGGCCTGAAGGTCTTGATGCGAAAGGGAAGGATTCCCAAAAAGAAGATCGTCACGGTGGCAATGGCCGGGGACGGTGGAACGGCCGATATCGGCCTTCAGGCGCTCTCCGGGGCCCTCGAGCGAGGCCATGACTTCATCTATGTCTGCACCGACAACGAAGCCTACATGAACACCGGCATCCAGCGCTCCTCCTCCACGCCCTTTGGCGCCTCGACGACCACCTCACCTGCGGGAAAGTTGAAAGGTGGGCAGGTCACCTGGAAAAAGAACATGGCGGCCATCGCCGCAGCCCATAATATTCCCTATGTGGCCACGGCCTGTCCGAGCTATCCCATCGACCTCGTGCAGAAGGTCCGGAAGGCAGCGGATATCCAAGGGGCGGCTTATATCCACATCCTCTCGGTCTGCCCAACGGGCTGGAGGTCGGCGCCGGAGCTCTCGATCAAACTGGGAAGGCTCGCCGTAGAGACCGGCGTCTTCCCCCTTTACGAAGTGGAGCACGGGCGGTATCGGCTGAGCCTCGATTTCCCCCAGTTAAAACCGGTGAAAGAGTACTTTAAGCTCCAGGGGAGGTTTCGACACCTGACCGAGGAGATGATCGAGGAGATCCAGGAGCGGGTCCGGCGGGAATATGAGATTTTGCGAGAGCGCTCGAAGAGAGGATTCTAA
- a CDS encoding NADH-quinone oxidoreductase subunit NuoF: MARLNSPQELETRREEILRQRDPHRPLITVCGGTGCHASGCHAVVEAFQEILKKQASGNGVGLRVTGCHGFCERGPLVVIHPKKVFYQKVRPEDVPDIFEKTVLQGKILEDLLYQHPTTGEKIVFEEEVPFYKKQKRIIFGNNGSIDPTRIEDYLAIGGYRALVKALFSMKPEEIIREVKKANLRGRGGGGFPAGLKWEQCRNAPGSIKYVICNADEGDPGAYMDRSLLEGNPHSVLEGMIIGAYAIGAHEGYVFVRHEYPLALQNIGIAIEQARAWGLLGKDILGSGFDFDVKISRGGGAFVAGESTALMATIEGNVGEPRAKHIHTVISGLYERPTNLNNVETWANVPVIINEGADWYTQIGTEGSKGTKIFSLVGKVNNTGLVEVPMGITLREIVYEIGGGIPDGKRFKAVQTGGPSGGCIPESLIDLPVDFDRLTEAGSMMGSGGMIVMDESTCMVDVAKYFMNFLKDESCGKCTSCREGTKRMHEILTEITEGRGRPEHLGLLEELGWVTAEASLCALGGTAPNPVLSTLRYFRQEYEEHILNRRCPAKVCRPLLRYQILADRCTACGRCAKVCPEKAITGIQKTKKEKGQPFVIDPAKCIKCGLCFESCKFEAVHVE; encoded by the coding sequence ATGGCAAGGCTTAATTCTCCTCAGGAGCTCGAAACCAGAAGGGAAGAGATTCTCCGCCAGAGGGATCCCCATCGTCCCCTCATTACGGTCTGCGGAGGGACGGGCTGTCACGCCTCCGGCTGTCACGCCGTGGTGGAGGCCTTTCAAGAAATCCTCAAGAAGCAGGCCTCCGGCAATGGGGTCGGTCTGCGGGTGACGGGATGTCATGGCTTCTGTGAAAGGGGGCCGCTGGTCGTCATCCATCCCAAAAAGGTTTTCTATCAGAAGGTGAGGCCCGAGGATGTCCCGGACATCTTCGAAAAGACGGTCCTTCAGGGGAAGATCCTCGAGGATCTTCTCTACCAGCATCCGACCACCGGAGAGAAGATCGTTTTCGAAGAGGAGGTCCCCTTCTACAAGAAGCAGAAGCGGATCATCTTCGGAAATAACGGGAGCATCGACCCCACCCGAATTGAGGACTATCTGGCCATCGGTGGCTACCGGGCTCTGGTCAAGGCCCTCTTTTCGATGAAACCCGAAGAGATCATCCGGGAGGTGAAGAAGGCGAACCTGAGGGGGCGGGGAGGCGGCGGATTCCCAGCGGGTCTGAAATGGGAGCAGTGCAGAAACGCCCCGGGCTCGATCAAGTATGTGATCTGCAATGCGGATGAGGGCGATCCGGGCGCCTATATGGACCGGAGCCTCCTCGAAGGCAACCCCCACAGCGTTCTCGAAGGGATGATCATCGGGGCCTATGCCATCGGCGCCCACGAAGGATATGTCTTCGTCCGGCACGAGTATCCCCTCGCCCTGCAGAACATCGGCATCGCCATCGAGCAGGCCAGGGCCTGGGGGCTTCTCGGCAAGGACATCCTCGGTTCCGGATTCGATTTCGACGTGAAGATCAGTCGGGGAGGGGGAGCCTTTGTGGCCGGGGAGTCGACCGCCCTGATGGCGACCATCGAGGGCAATGTCGGGGAGCCGAGGGCGAAACACATCCATACGGTCATCAGTGGACTCTATGAGCGGCCGACCAATCTGAACAACGTGGAGACTTGGGCCAACGTCCCCGTCATCATCAATGAAGGGGCGGACTGGTATACCCAGATCGGCACAGAGGGGAGCAAGGGGACCAAAATCTTTTCCCTCGTCGGCAAGGTGAACAACACCGGACTGGTGGAAGTTCCGATGGGGATCACATTACGCGAAATCGTCTATGAGATCGGCGGAGGGATTCCCGATGGGAAACGATTCAAGGCCGTTCAGACCGGGGGCCCCTCGGGAGGCTGCATCCCTGAGTCGCTGATCGATCTGCCCGTCGATTTCGACCGTCTCACCGAGGCGGGCTCCATGATGGGGTCCGGCGGGATGATCGTCATGGACGAGTCCACCTGCATGGTCGACGTGGCCAAATACTTCATGAACTTCCTCAAGGACGAGTCGTGCGGCAAGTGTACCTCCTGCCGGGAGGGGACGAAGCGGATGCACGAGATCCTGACCGAGATCACCGAGGGTCGGGGCAGACCCGAGCACCTCGGCCTCTTGGAGGAGCTGGGATGGGTCACGGCAGAGGCCTCCCTCTGCGCCCTCGGCGGGACCGCGCCCAACCCCGTGCTGTCGACCCTCCGGTACTTCAGGCAGGAGTACGAAGAGCACATTCTGAACCGGCGCTGCCCAGCAAAGGTCTGCCGGCCTTTGCTCCGGTACCAGATCCTCGCCGACCGATGCACCGCCTGCGGTCGATGCGCCAAGGTCTGCCCGGAGAAGGCGATCACCGGCATCCAGAAGACGAAGAAGGAGAAAGGGCAACCCTTCGTGATCGACCCGGCCAAGTGTATCAAATGCGGTCTCTGTTTCGAATCCTGCAAGTTCGAAGCGGTCCACGTCGAATAG
- the nuoE gene encoding NADH-quinone oxidoreductase subunit NuoE yields the protein MTHSEIETIIEQYERKESALLAILQDIQTKEKYLPREALEYVSERMGIPINKIYRIATFYRALSLMPRGKHEICVCMGTACHVRGAQRLVDQLKLELGIRPGETTKDQQFTLETVNCLGVCASGPVISIDGQYFGKMSPAKIEGTLKKFRPDKKKEGAHGKA from the coding sequence ATGACACATTCAGAGATCGAAACCATCATCGAACAATACGAGAGGAAGGAATCGGCCCTCCTTGCCATCCTTCAGGACATCCAGACGAAGGAGAAGTACCTTCCGCGAGAGGCCCTCGAATATGTGTCCGAAAGGATGGGCATCCCCATCAACAAGATCTATCGAATCGCCACCTTTTACCGGGCGTTAAGCCTCATGCCCCGAGGAAAGCATGAAATCTGCGTCTGCATGGGGACGGCCTGCCATGTCCGAGGGGCGCAGCGCCTGGTCGATCAGCTCAAACTGGAGTTGGGGATCCGTCCGGGAGAGACCACCAAGGATCAACAGTTCACGTTGGAGACCGTCAACTGCCTCGGGGTCTGTGCGTCCGGGCCGGTGATCTCGATCGATGGGCAGTACTTCGGAAAGATGAGCCCTGCGAAGATCGAGGGCACGCTGAAGAAATTCCGCCCCGACAAGAAGAAGGAGGGAGCCCATGGCAAGGCTTAA